AGGTGTCTCAGTGACTCAGTGGGGGTGAAGAGGACCCCCCAACCCCAGCCTGTGATGATGCCTTTCTCCTGGGCTGCCTCAGCCAGGTCCTCACCCCTCTCAGGCAGAGGGATGGGCATCACATCCTCACTCAGGGGGAATGGCTCCTTCAGCTGAATCAGAGCCAGGTCGTTGTCCCAGTCTGACACGTTCTGGAAGCCTGGGTGCAGAACCACCTAGAAGGGGGAAGGGAATAATTCATAGGACCTCTTTTTGATGATCTACTGTATTTGTGCTCTAACTACCTGTAAGACTGAACATGATGATGTAGGTGAGAGAGCCCAGTGCAGTTCTGCTTGCTGAAAATACTGAATTGTCTGAATATTGTTTGAAAGAGATGGTAATGGGCATACTAGCTCACCTTTTCTACAGCAACTTCTTTGGAGTCATCGGCTTGGGATTGTCGCGTGATGCCTAAGTACACCTTGGGGATGATTGGTTCTTTCCCCTGGGTGTCCTGTCTACTCTTCCTGACAAACAAGTTCCTGCCAGCCGTCAGGACCCAGCGGTCAGAGATTAGAGCTCCCCCAGCGAAGCCCCCGTCCATGACGCTTTTACTCAGGTAGACCATGGCCTGCCAGGGGACATGAGGGGCCAGGGAGCCCCTAATCATACGCTTGAAGCGCATGTCTGGGCAAGAAACACAACAACATTATTTCTATACAATCTCTATATGGTTAAAACATCCCCAACTCAGCACCACCTAGCACATACTGCTGTGCAACTCAAACACAACTGTAAAAGATTGTTGCAGAAAAATGAAATGTGGCTCAATACAATTCCAGCCTTAGTTTTAGTTTGAGTTTGCTAAAATCAGCACTATTCACTTGAATACACACAGCTTTTGGTAATAGCTTTGTGGAACCTTTTAGCTTTGACCTGACAAAAGTTCAGTAAATTCCTTAATCATCTACTATTATCTGAAAAAATAAGTGTTGACCTGACTTGAGCCAGACAAGGCTGGCTTTCACCGAATTACCTTGGAGGTCACAATACTCAGAAACCTAGATGAGGCTGGAATTAGTGTCATTTCTCTTCCCAAACATTTTCCTGAAACGCTTGATGAGAGGTGGATTTTTGGAGGAATTTTACTTTTCAATGCTTTCATGCATCTCATGTGTGTCGCTGCTGAATCGATTTTTAAGATAATCGGGATAATAGCTGTGATCCGTGAGACTTAACAAGGTTTTCACTTGAAAGTGATGGTTACATACTCATTTTGGCCACAGCTACTGTATTCTCTTCCTCTTACAGAGGCCAACAGGCTGAATAGGAACAGCTTGTGTCTGCTCAGCTCAGAGTAGCGTAAGGGGAGCCATAGTGAAGATTGGCTTCAGAACATCCGATGAGAATGACAGTGTAATTGAAATGTGAGTGATATCCTTACACGAACCAGTCACAATGGGCCAGCAAATATGAGATGTTTCGGAAATAGACAAATTGCACGTGCGAAAACACACGTGGAATGTGTTTGTCCAATATTTTTGGGCGATATTCTGCATCAATGGTGTCACTAATACCCACCTTAACATAGACATGGGATAATAAAAAAAAGTTGTCAATGGCTCCTTGATCTTTAAAATGTACATGTTTTTGTTTGAAAACGTTTCATCCCTCTCACTTTGTTGACATTTCAATCTAAATCAGAAGAAGTAAGCCCGTATTGGGCATAAAGCAGGGAGTTGGTTATGTGTCAGTTAGACAGACCTGAATTGTCTGGGATCTCATCAATTGATTTGGGTTTGGTTTTGATTATGATTACGACCTGtgccagacagacacaggaggCCGCGAGGAGCACTGCCAGGGATGACCTGCGGACAGAAGGAACACAtgaatacagtacacacacacagagtcaactGACAGGCAGAGCCCAAACACTCACGGGTACCACAACTAACGGTTCCTTTACTTAGGGCCTCTTGGGGCTTGCATGTTTACTTATATTTAGAAAAGGTCTCTAGATAGAGCAGTTTGAATGTTTTTTGAAAGATTTAAGTAGCTGCGTTTCCCTGCCATTTCACAAAGATCCATTTTCCAAAGACATTCCAGAGATTAATTTGGATTAGTACTGCAAAGACAACAATTGCCAGGCTACTAGGGTTTCGTTGAGGAAATAATATGAAAAGTATAACATACCACATTTTGATGGAAATATCTGATTATGAGTTTGTATGTTGAGCTGTGTCTCCTCTGTAAAGACGATGTACTCTGTGAGAAGTTATAGGACCAAGGCCTTATATCTGCTGAGGAGAGAACTCACCCCCTGTCTGCCCACCCATGGGAATTTTGCTGGACACAGCTTCAGTTCTGATTCCCGAAAATCGTAGAGATTGCAAAATCTCTGTTCATGCCAACCCGTTATTGGAATCGTgtccaaaccctaaccctggccccaTCTGGAGTTCAGCCACTGCCAACTAGAATCAGAGAAGATCATCGGAGGGATAAATCATTTCATAGGGTATGAATTATGaaatcagaacagaacaggacacaaCATCTATAATTTGTGTGTCAATTTGGTTTATTGAAAGTAAATGAGGTGCATATAAATTCCGCATCAGAGTGTGTTATTTAGAAAATGTGGTACCATCATAATCTCCAAACATTTTCTTGATTATGCTATTTGGAAAACCCGATAAAAattgttgttattgtttgttgttgacTCACATTTGCTGTTTACGACTCACTTTGGTAACACTGTACTTGACATCCAGCGTCATAAAACATTATGAcacagtcataaccatgtcataatatgtcataacggCTAACATAACTTGTCagttataatatggtcataacactgtattgcgttattttatggctggttataacacctacataagagtgtcaaaacccacaaaacctaccacacaaggcaaaacattccattacaccatagcctacatgtcaacagtatgtttatgGTATATAAAAATGTTTGAAATTGACCATATTCAATTAttgtaataaataaaaataaataaaatcacctTTATTtgtccaggtaggccagttgtgaACAAgtactcatttacaactgcgacctggccaagataaagcaaagcagtgcgacataaatcaacaacacggagttacacgtgggataaacaaaagtaggTGTCAATAACACAAtttaaaaatctatatacagcgtgtgcaaatggagtaaggaagtaaggcaataaacaggccatagtcgcgaagtaattacaatttagcaaattaacactggagtgatagatgtgcagatgatgatgatgtgcaagtagaaatactgttgtgcaaaagagcaaaaaaagtaattaaaaacaatatgggaataaggtaggtagttggatgggcgatttacagatgggctatgtacagctgcagcgatcggtaagctgctcagatagctgatgcttaaagttgtggtccttctgtagctcagctggtagagcatggcgcttgtaacgccagggtagtgggttcgattcccgggaccacccatacgtagaatgtatgcacacatgactgtaagtcgctttggataaaagcatctgctaaatggcatatatatatataagttagtgagggagatatacagttgaagtcggatatttacatacaccttagccaaatacattcaaactcagtttttcacaattactgatatttaatccaagtaaaagttccctgtcttaggtcagttaggatcaccactttattttaagactgtgaaatgtcagaataatagtagggagaatgatttatttcagcttttatttctttcatcacattcccagtgggtcagaagtttacatacattcaaatggtatttggtaacattgcctttaaaatgtttaacttgggtcaaaggttttgggtagccttcctcatgcttcccacaataagttaggtacattttgtcccattcctcttgacagagctggtgtgagtcaggtttgtaggcctccttgctcgcacatgctttttcagttctgcccacagattttctataggattgaggtcagggcattgtgatcgccactccaatacattgactttgttgtccttaagccaatttgctacaactttggaagtatgcttggtggtccatttgaaagacccatttgagaccaagctttaacttcgtgactgatgtcttgagatgttgtttcaatatatccacataattttcttacctcatgatgccatctattttgtaaggtgcaccagtccctcctgcagcaaagcaccccacaacatgattctgccaccaccgtctttcacggttgggatggtgttctttggcttgcaagcctccccatttttcgttcaagcataacaatggtcattatggccaacagttctatttttgtttcatcagaccagaggacatttctccaaaaagtatgatctttgtccccatgtgcagttgcaaactgtagtctggcttttttatggcagttttggagcagtggcttcttccttgctgagcgaccttccTTTCTGAGTGGctttatgttgatataggactcgttttactgtggatatagatacttttgtacctgtttcctccaccatcttcacaaggtcctttgctgttgttttgggattgatttgcactttttgtaccaagtacgttcatctctaggagatttgcaccaaagtttatttgtcacgtgcgctgaatacagcaggtgtaaagtagaccttacagtgaaatgcttacttacaggctctaatcaATAGCGCAAAAAAATGGATTAGGGGAACAATAGgtgagtaaagaaataaaacgaCAGTagaaagacaggctatatacagtttcgaggctataaaagtagcgaggctacatacagacaccggttagtcagaaTGATTgcggtagtatgtacatgtagatatggttaaagtgactatgcatatatgataaacagagagtagcagtaacataaaagaggggttggcgggtggtggatggcgggacacaatgcccctgaacaggcagttaacccactgttcctaggctgtcattgaaaataagaatttgttcttaactgacctagttaaataaaggtaaaaaaataaaaagaacagtttgaggatctcaggacccatgccaaatctttttagtttcctggggggggaataggctttgtcgtgccctcttcacgactgtcttggtgtgtttggaccgttctagtttgttgttgatgtggacaccaaggaacttgaagctctcaacctgctccagcctccagcctcgtcgatgagaatgggggtgtgctcggtcctccttttcctgtagtccacgatcatctccttagtcttggttacgttaagggataggttgttattctggcaccacccggccaggtctctgacctcctccctataggctgtctcgtcgttgtcagtgatcaggcctactattGTGTCATCTGCGAACTTAATGATGAGGttggagtcgtgggtgaacagggagtacaggagggaactgagcatgcacccctgaggagctccagtgttgaggaccagcgtggctgatgtgttgttacctaccctaacCACcgagcctgtcaggaagtccaggatcaagttgcagagggaggtgtttagtccccggatccttagcttagtgatgaactttgagggtactatggtgttgaacgctgagctgtagtcaatgaatagcattctcacataagtgttccttttatccaggtgggaaagggcagtgtggagtgcaatagagattgcatcatctatggatctgtttgggcggtatgcaaattggagtgggtctatggtttctgggataatggtgttgatgtgagccattaccaaccttttaAAGCATGTCAtagctacggacgtgagtgctacatggcgtgttgtcatttaggcaggttgccttagtgatcttgggcacaaggactatggtggacTATGGtggaaacatgttggtattacagactcaaaacacaactgcttcttgacacaatgcacatccaacccggaagccagccgcaccaatgtgtcggaggaaacaccttacTCTTGgcaacctggtcagcgtgcactgcgcccggcccgacaCAGGActcgctagtgcacgatgagacaaggatatccctgccggccaaaccctaacccggacaacgctggtccaattgtgcgccgccccatgggcttCCCGGTCGCTGCAGGCTGCGACATAGCCTGGGCTTGAACCccgagtctctggtggcacaccTTAACCTTAGAACACTGAGCCACTTGGGAGGATAGCCTtgagtatgttgacctgtttaaaggtcttactcacgtcggctacggagagcatgatcacaccgTCGTCttgaacagctgatgctctcatgcatgcctcagtgttgctagcctcgaagcaagctcgtctggtaggcttgtgtcactgggcagctttcaGCTGtgcttctctgttgtctgtaatggtttgcaagccctgccacttaAGAGGAGCATCGGATACAGTGTaatatgattcaatcttagccctgtattgacactttgcctgtttgatggttcgtcgcaaggcatagcaggatttcttgtaagcttccgggttagagtacTGCactttgaaagcggcagctttagctcagtgtgaatgttgcctataatccatggtgtctggttggggtatgtacgtacagtcactgtggggacaacgtccttgatgcacttattgataaagccactGATTGATGTGTtttactcctcaatgtcattggaaGAATCGAGGAATATGTTCCAGTCTATGATAGCAATTCAGTCATGTAGTTTAGCAtatgcttcatctgaccacttttttttgaccgagtcactggtgcttcctgctttaatttttgcttgtaagcaggaatcatgttttctccctctggttgcacatgttgatagaaatttggtagaactgatttaagtttccctgcattaaagtctccggccactaggagtgtcgcctctgggtgagtggtttcctgtttgcttatttccttatacagctgactgagtacCAGCCTTGTGAAATCATGTGAATTCCACTTGGCTGTTGACAGGGGGAGaaagaacaggtagcctagtagagTAAAGTTGAGTAAACAAGTTGTCTGTCCTTTTGCCATGCTTCTTGGCTCAACATTAGGAAAAGTCCAGCCTTGCAACTAAAGAATTTGCTGGTGTTGGGAAAATAAATTGTAGTATTATGTGACTTTCTTCCACCGGGAGATCTGGTCATTATCTGATGTATTCAATTGTGAGTTTgaatcccaatattacactttatatacgtCATAGAATACTGAATATAACAAAACCGTtagacatagaaacaccagattttctgCATAAAATAAATCTAATAATGTTGATAAATTATTAAATTATGAAAAATAAGAATTTCACTCCACCCGTGAGGCCACTAGATAATTTGACTGCAGGACAGGGCTACTACCACATCCCAGTTGAAAGCACCTTCTGACATGTATCAGTGTGCGATCTCATTCTTATGGCCACTCGTAGGAGTGGAGTAGTTCGTTTATAGCCATCCTCCCTTTTGTCTGTGCAAAATTAGTTTGCTATAGTATCGATGAAATGTAAAATGAGAGGCTTTCATTGACAAAAAAGCTGACATGCTTTGTAGCAAATAGGTGAGCGAGCGTACAGCGTACAGTATGTTGTTGTGTACTTATATTACTGTAGATCTAGGGATGGATACTGGCTGAACAGTATCATGAACCTCATCAGTGTAATTACAACATATAAAACAGCCATTGTTAATAAGAACTGTGTCAGGGCTAACGAGTTAGCAGATTGTCTCTCTGATGGTCTCATTGGTATCATTCATTCATGTTTCTGAAACAGGTGGGCAATGACTGATGcaaggacagagggatggatgccatgcttgcctgcctgcctgcttgcttGCTTGCCTGGCACTGT
This sequence is a window from Oncorhynchus keta strain PuntledgeMale-10-30-2019 chromosome 14, Oket_V2, whole genome shotgun sequence. Protein-coding genes within it:
- the LOC118393784 gene encoding haptoglobin-like, producing the protein MWSSLAVLLAASCVCLAQVVIIIKTKPKSIDEIPDNSDMRFKRMIRGSLAPHVPWQAMVYLSKSVMDGGFAGGALISDRWVLTAGRNLFVRKSRQDTQGKEPIIPKVYLGITRQSQADDSKEVAVEKVVLHPGFQNVSDWDNDLALIQLKEPFPLSEDVMPIPLPERGEDLAEAAQEKGIITGWGWGVLFTPTESLRHLVLPVASHSSCKAEYNSGGQVLTSTPTVDDNMFCTGASKYQENVCFGDAGGALVVQDPKDGRVYAAGILSFDKTCAVEKYAVYMKLSAYMPWINSVLRGDSETSDSLRSSVMSDMYSRQL